One Polaribacter sp. SA4-12 genomic window carries:
- the uvrC gene encoding excinuclease ABC subunit UvrC, whose amino-acid sequence MPTPLELQIKTLPNEPGVYQYFDKEDVIIYVGKAKNLKKRVASYFNKNHENGKTRVLVKKIVRIKHIVVNTETDALLLENNLIKKYKPRYNVLLKDDKSYPWICIKKERFPRVFMTRRVIKDGSEYFGPYTSVKTVRILLDLIKELYPLRTCKFDLSHQNVNEGKYKVCLEYHLKNCKGACEGLETETHYNNAIVEIRNIIKGNFKESLEKFQAMMLVFAENMEFEEAQKIKEKLYLLGNYQSKSTIINPSINNVDVFSIISDETHGYANFLKISNGSIIQSHTTEIKKKLDETDKELLELFIVEIRQRFDSQSPEIYVPFKVDLGEIVKVSVPKLGDKKRIVELSERNAKYYRMEQFKQVQIVDPDRHVKRIMAQMKKDLRLHVEPRHIECFDNSNIQGTHPVAACVVFKDGKPSKKDYRHYNIKTVEGPDDFASMEEVVYRRYKRLLEEEQPLPQLIIVDGGKGQLSSGLKALDDLGLRGKIAIIGIAKRLEEIYYPGDPIPLYLDKKSETLKITQYLRNEAHRFGITFHRNKRSKTAIQSELEQIPDVGAQTITTLLRKFKSAKRVKEAPFDELKEVIGNSRATKVYEYFHPQKK is encoded by the coding sequence ATGCCTACACCTTTAGAACTTCAAATAAAAACCTTACCAAATGAACCCGGAGTCTATCAATATTTTGATAAAGAAGATGTAATTATTTATGTAGGTAAAGCTAAAAATTTAAAGAAAAGAGTTGCTTCTTACTTTAACAAAAACCATGAAAATGGTAAAACCAGAGTTTTAGTAAAAAAGATTGTTCGTATAAAACACATTGTTGTTAATACAGAAACCGATGCTTTATTATTAGAGAACAATCTTATTAAAAAGTACAAACCACGTTACAATGTTTTATTAAAGGATGATAAAAGCTATCCTTGGATCTGTATAAAAAAAGAGCGTTTTCCTAGAGTATTTATGACACGTAGAGTTATAAAAGATGGGTCAGAATATTTTGGGCCTTATACTTCTGTAAAAACAGTTAGAATTTTATTAGATTTAATAAAGGAGTTGTATCCGCTAAGAACATGTAAGTTCGATTTAAGTCATCAGAATGTAAATGAAGGTAAATATAAAGTCTGTTTAGAATATCATTTAAAAAACTGTAAAGGTGCTTGTGAAGGTTTAGAAACAGAAACTCATTATAACAATGCCATTGTTGAAATTAGAAATATCATAAAAGGAAACTTTAAAGAAAGTTTAGAAAAATTTCAAGCAATGATGTTGGTTTTTGCTGAAAACATGGAGTTTGAAGAAGCGCAGAAGATTAAAGAGAAATTGTATTTATTAGGCAATTATCAATCAAAAAGTACCATTATAAATCCATCGATAAATAATGTAGATGTGTTTTCTATTATTTCTGATGAAACGCATGGATATGCAAACTTTTTAAAGATATCTAACGGATCAATTATTCAATCTCATACTACAGAAATCAAGAAAAAGTTAGACGAAACTGATAAAGAATTATTAGAATTATTTATTGTTGAAATAAGGCAACGCTTCGATTCTCAATCTCCAGAAATATATGTTCCTTTTAAAGTTGATTTGGGGGAAATTGTAAAAGTTTCGGTACCTAAGTTAGGTGATAAAAAGCGCATTGTAGAACTTTCTGAGAGAAATGCAAAGTATTACAGAATGGAGCAATTTAAGCAAGTACAAATTGTTGATCCAGATAGACATGTAAAACGAATTATGGCGCAAATGAAAAAGGATTTGCGTTTACATGTAGAGCCACGTCATATAGAATGTTTCGATAATTCTAACATTCAAGGAACGCATCCTGTTGCAGCTTGTGTTGTTTTTAAAGACGGAAAACCGAGTAAAAAAGATTATAGACACTATAATATTAAAACAGTTGAAGGGCCAGATGATTTTGCTTCTATGGAAGAAGTTGTTTATAGAAGATATAAACGTTTGTTAGAAGAAGAGCAACCTTTGCCACAATTAATAATTGTCGATGGAGGAAAAGGACAATTGTCTTCTGGCTTAAAAGCGTTAGACGATTTAGGTTTAAGAGGCAAGATTGCAATAATTGGTATTGCAAAACGTTTGGAAGAAATTTATTATCCAGGAGACCCAATTCCGTTGTATTTAGATAAAAAATCTGAAACTTTAAAGATTACGCAGTACTTAAGAAATGAGGCGCACAGGTTTGGTATTACGTTTCATAGAAATAAACGGAGTAAAACTGCAATTCAGTCAGAATTAGAGCAAATTCCTGATGTTGGTGCACAAACTATTACAACTTTATTGCGTAAATTTAAGTCGGCAAAACGTGTTAAAGAAGCTCCTTTTGATGAGTTAAAAGAAGTTATTGGAAACTCAAGAGCTACAAAGGTTTATGAATATTTTCATCCTCAAAAAAAATGA
- a CDS encoding TonB-dependent receptor: protein MKKILFITFLALSQFVVAQDKGTLKGLLTDKETNNEPLPFANVQIKGTSIGTTTDFDGNYVLNVKTGNHIVVFSFLGYKTIEKPVIIKANETVTINGVLSAEEGVSLDEIVVRSSSSKESVSALLLDQKKAVVIKESIGAQTLAKTGVSNAANATTKISGVTKSEGSGNIYIRGLGDRYLSTTMNGLPIPSDDVDNKNVNLDLFSTNIIKNVGISKTYTTASYADQGSGNVDVNSKEYSKKGYSISLSGGTNTNVLDVSNSFRNTVINNDVTFGFHKKQYALENLVTLQGWDTEKVANPINYSGSFSAGRKFEIFGKDVSIFLTGSHSKSFEYQEGIFRAFRSNILDKAFPDVSNGAISATNDVESFISKTNTTGYINVGLKLNDNNKIRYNTLFVNKSTDNLYEQGRKGFGYVFDQDPQEEGAFVRDQNFRQTTMFVNQLLGEHKWNENNTLNWAGGYNFVLAEEPNRIRNEVNILDITSSSTIQYAHVGDFQQRKSSQKIQDTEYNGFVENKWALGLEDEDNQKPYSLNYGLNYRYKERTFKSLFVGVKAKGSKAPSIDELSSTFTSTGFNNGLTLRTSTADRFEADLSIIAGFVNFDFALDNKLSGNLGFRFERDEINAIWDVANYYDLVNSRERVGTLNRVYESLYPSVNLKFELSENKYLRFASSITQTLPEFKELSPFEYVSPTGRVTKGNPDLEKSEIYNFDLKYEMFPQKGQLFSATAFYKQINNPINLAQTRGSSGYFFYANTGEKATVYGFELEAKTDLIKNADDEGVLNLTANLTKMWLEQDLLKDFQYKDVTNSSLQGASDFIANGSLSFSDHKEKEFVATLTGNYSSDKIYALGSPEDFSNSASLYNDEIIEKGFVSLDLVLSKAINKNLMVKLVGRNLLNPEIKQTQLVKSLITDIETNETVLSYKKGSQLTLSVKYTF from the coding sequence ATGAAGAAAATTTTATTTATTACTTTTTTAGCTTTAAGTCAATTTGTTGTTGCTCAAGATAAAGGAACATTAAAAGGTCTACTAACAGATAAAGAAACCAACAATGAACCATTGCCTTTTGCAAATGTTCAAATTAAAGGAACTAGCATTGGTACAACTACAGATTTTGATGGTAATTATGTTTTAAATGTAAAAACAGGTAATCATATAGTGGTTTTTAGTTTTTTAGGATATAAAACAATTGAAAAGCCAGTTATTATTAAAGCGAATGAAACTGTAACTATTAATGGCGTGCTTTCTGCAGAAGAAGGAGTTTCTTTAGATGAAATTGTGGTTAGGTCTTCTAGTTCTAAAGAATCTGTTTCTGCGCTTTTACTAGATCAAAAGAAAGCAGTTGTAATTAAAGAAAGTATTGGAGCTCAAACATTGGCAAAAACAGGAGTTTCAAATGCAGCAAATGCAACTACTAAAATTTCTGGGGTAACTAAGAGTGAAGGTTCAGGAAATATTTATATAAGAGGTTTAGGAGATCGTTATTTATCTACAACAATGAATGGTTTGCCTATTCCTTCGGATGATGTTGATAACAAAAACGTGAATCTAGATTTATTTTCTACAAACATTATTAAAAATGTAGGTATTAGTAAAACATACACAACGGCTAGTTATGCAGATCAAGGTTCTGGTAATGTAGATGTAAATTCTAAAGAATACTCTAAAAAAGGATATTCAATATCACTTTCTGGAGGAACAAATACAAATGTCTTAGATGTTTCAAACTCATTTAGAAATACTGTTATTAATAATGATGTAACTTTTGGTTTTCATAAAAAACAATACGCTTTAGAAAACTTAGTAACGCTTCAAGGTTGGGATACAGAAAAAGTAGCGAATCCTATAAATTACAGTGGTTCATTTTCTGCAGGAAGAAAGTTCGAGATTTTTGGAAAAGATGTTTCTATCTTTCTTACAGGTTCTCATTCTAAATCATTTGAATATCAAGAAGGAATTTTTAGAGCTTTTAGATCTAATATTTTAGACAAAGCTTTTCCTGATGTTTCTAATGGAGCTATTTCTGCTACAAATGATGTTGAAAGTTTTATTTCTAAAACAAATACAACAGGTTATATAAATGTTGGATTAAAATTAAATGACAACAACAAGATTAGATACAATACTTTATTTGTAAATAAATCTACGGATAATTTATACGAACAAGGAAGAAAAGGTTTTGGTTATGTTTTTGATCAAGATCCGCAAGAAGAAGGCGCTTTTGTAAGAGATCAAAACTTTAGACAAACAACAATGTTTGTAAATCAACTTTTAGGTGAGCATAAATGGAATGAGAATAATACGTTAAACTGGGCTGGAGGTTACAATTTTGTTTTAGCAGAAGAACCAAATAGAATTAGAAATGAAGTAAATATTTTAGATATTACATCTTCATCAACAATTCAATATGCACATGTTGGAGATTTTCAACAAAGAAAATCGAGTCAAAAAATTCAAGATACAGAATACAATGGTTTTGTAGAAAATAAATGGGCTTTAGGTTTAGAAGATGAGGATAATCAGAAACCATATTCTTTAAACTACGGATTAAATTATAGATATAAAGAAAGAACATTTAAATCTTTATTTGTTGGTGTAAAAGCAAAAGGATCTAAAGCACCTTCTATTGATGAGTTGTCTTCTACATTTACGTCAACAGGTTTTAATAACGGTTTAACTTTAAGAACTTCAACGGCAGATAGATTTGAAGCAGATTTATCGATTATAGCAGGTTTTGTAAACTTCGATTTTGCTTTGGATAATAAATTATCTGGTAATTTAGGTTTTCGTTTTGAAAGAGATGAAATAAATGCAATTTGGGATGTTGCTAACTATTATGACTTAGTTAATAGTAGAGAAAGAGTAGGGACTTTAAATAGAGTTTACGAAAGTTTATACCCAAGTGTTAATTTAAAGTTTGAATTATCAGAAAATAAATACTTGCGTTTTGCATCAAGTATTACACAGACATTACCTGAGTTTAAAGAATTATCTCCTTTTGAATATGTTTCTCCAACGGGTCGTGTAACTAAAGGAAATCCTGATTTAGAAAAATCAGAAATTTATAATTTCGATTTAAAATATGAAATGTTTCCACAAAAAGGACAACTTTTTTCTGCAACAGCATTTTACAAGCAAATTAACAATCCAATAAATTTAGCACAAACGAGAGGTTCATCAGGATACTTCTTTTATGCAAATACAGGAGAAAAAGCAACTGTTTATGGTTTCGAATTAGAAGCAAAAACTGATTTAATAAAAAATGCTGATGATGAAGGTGTTCTAAATTTAACAGCGAATCTTACAAAAATGTGGTTAGAGCAAGATTTACTAAAAGATTTTCAATATAAAGATGTTACCAATTCTAGTTTACAAGGAGCATCCGATTTCATTGCAAATGGTTCTTTAAGTTTTAGTGATCATAAAGAAAAAGAATTTGTAGCAACTTTAACTGGTAATTATTCTTCAGATAAAATTTACGCTTTAGGTTCTCCAGAAGATTTTTCTAATAGTGCATCGTTATATAATGATGAAATTATAGAAAAAGGATTTGTAAGTCTAGATTTAGTATTGAGCAAAGCAATTAATAAAAACTTAATGGTAAAGCTTGTTGGTAGAAATTTATTAAATCCAGAAATAAAACAAACACAGTTAGTTAAGAGTCTAATTACAGATATAGAAACCAATGAAACTGTATTGTCTTACAAAAAAGGAAGTCAGTTAACATTAAGTGTAAAATATACTTTTTAG
- a CDS encoding sensor histidine kinase, with product MEKFLTQEDQVIAIVLISVLLLLIMGISLLLFFFFSRKKIVEKELEKKNLEITHQKEIIQSIIITQEEERKRIAQDLHDDISSKLNVINLNANLLKDGNLTPEEYSIVNNGILEATDKTLESARKIAHNLLPPILEEFGFKDAVEELADSFNNSRKINIDYTINYPKKHLIPQNELHLFRITQELINNSVRHGKANNSSIDIAYKNKKLVFSYKDNGIGFNADSMDSKKGLGMKNIESRVSLLNGKYSIGSEIGNGFKILIVI from the coding sequence ATGGAAAAATTCCTTACCCAAGAAGACCAAGTGATTGCTATCGTTTTAATAAGTGTTTTGTTACTCCTAATTATGGGAATTTCTTTACTATTATTTTTCTTTTTCTCAAGAAAAAAAATAGTGGAAAAAGAACTTGAGAAAAAAAATCTCGAAATAACGCATCAAAAAGAAATTATACAATCTATCATTATTACACAAGAAGAAGAACGTAAACGTATTGCACAAGATTTACATGATGATATTAGCTCTAAACTAAATGTAATTAACCTAAATGCAAATCTTTTAAAAGATGGAAATTTAACCCCAGAAGAATATAGTATTGTTAATAACGGTATTTTAGAAGCCACGGATAAAACTTTAGAAAGTGCTCGTAAAATTGCACACAATCTATTACCACCAATATTAGAAGAGTTTGGCTTTAAAGATGCAGTAGAAGAATTAGCAGATTCTTTTAACAATAGCAGAAAAATTAATATAGACTACACCATAAACTACCCAAAGAAACATTTAATTCCGCAAAACGAATTACACCTATTTAGAATTACGCAAGAGTTAATTAACAACTCCGTAAGACATGGTAAGGCAAATAATAGTTCTATAGATATAGCATATAAAAACAAGAAATTAGTTTTCAGTTATAAAGATAATGGTATTGGTTTTAATGCTGATAGTATGGACAGTAAAAAAGGACTTGGTATGAAAAACATAGAAAGTAGAGTTTCTTTATTAAACGGAAAATATAGTATTGGAAGTGAAATAGGTAATGGCTTTAAAATTTTAATTGTAATATAA
- a CDS encoding inorganic phosphate transporter: MGDPYILMLVALAVLAIVDLVVGVSNDAVNFLNSAIGSKAISVRNIMIIASLGVFFGAVTSSGMMEVARKGIFNPNMFMFQDIMIIFMAVMITDILLLDIFNSLGMPTSTTVSIVFELLGAAVCISLLKISANDAQSFNDLWSYINHETATKIIFGILLSVVVAFSVGAIVQFASRMIYSFNFEKRATYISALFGGFAITAITYFIIIKGMKGTPFYKDIKHLIEGNTLLIILGSFVAWSLISQVLISTFKINVLKLIIGIGTFSLAMAFSGNDLVNFVGVPIAAWNSYQAWEVSGIAADAFSMGVLAKKVPSNIWLLLFAGGIMVITLWTSSKAQNVIKTGIDLSRQGEGHEKFQPNPLSRVVVRAAMGINFGISKIFPKQMLAFVDSKFQKPVIELPKDKTYELPAFDMVRASVNLIVAGILISIATSMKLPLSTTYVTFMVAMGTSLADRAWGRESAVYRVAGVINVVGGWFLTAITAFLAAAIVAYLISWHMVMIPILLVVVAFLIGRNTLIHRKKSKEVKKQVHIERAELITINGVIEESADHISEVINRVNKLYTNVVNDLANHDLNKLRKTDKHVAKLNEEIDSLKDGVFYFIKSLDETSVQGSRFYIMVLGYLQDVAQSISYISRASYKHVNNNHKNLKKGQIKDLKTIDIALSDLLTKEAAIFENRDLDNLNALLVEKNELLQDVRSSIEKQVARIRTDETSPKNTSLYFSVLLETKDLIKALMSLLETYEEFYLSTKQVK; the protein is encoded by the coding sequence ATGGGAGATCCATATATTTTAATGTTAGTCGCTTTAGCTGTTTTAGCTATTGTTGACTTAGTTGTGGGAGTTAGTAACGATGCAGTTAACTTCTTAAATTCGGCCATTGGCTCAAAAGCAATATCAGTAAGAAATATTATGATTATTGCTAGTTTAGGTGTGTTCTTCGGAGCAGTTACCTCTAGTGGAATGATGGAAGTTGCACGTAAAGGGATTTTTAATCCTAATATGTTTATGTTCCAAGACATTATGATTATTTTTATGGCAGTAATGATTACAGATATTCTATTACTAGATATCTTTAACTCTTTAGGAATGCCAACATCTACAACAGTTTCTATTGTATTTGAGTTATTAGGTGCTGCAGTTTGTATTTCTTTGTTAAAAATATCTGCTAACGATGCACAATCTTTTAATGATCTTTGGAGCTACATTAATCACGAAACAGCAACTAAAATTATTTTTGGAATTCTACTCTCTGTAGTTGTTGCTTTTTCTGTAGGAGCAATTGTACAATTTGCTTCTAGAATGATTTATTCTTTCAATTTTGAAAAGAGAGCCACTTATATTAGTGCTTTATTTGGTGGATTTGCAATTACAGCAATCACTTATTTTATCATTATAAAAGGAATGAAAGGAACTCCTTTTTATAAAGACATCAAACATTTAATTGAAGGAAATACACTTTTAATTATATTAGGAAGTTTTGTTGCTTGGTCTCTTATTTCTCAAGTTTTAATCTCAACTTTTAAAATTAATGTTTTAAAATTAATTATCGGAATCGGTACATTCTCTTTAGCAATGGCTTTTTCTGGAAATGATTTAGTAAACTTTGTTGGTGTACCAATTGCTGCATGGAACTCTTACCAAGCTTGGGAAGTTTCTGGTATTGCTGCTGATGCATTCTCTATGGGTGTTTTAGCAAAAAAAGTACCATCTAACATTTGGTTATTATTATTTGCAGGTGGTATTATGGTAATTACACTTTGGACTTCTAGTAAAGCTCAGAATGTAATAAAAACAGGGATTGATTTATCTAGACAAGGAGAAGGTCATGAGAAATTTCAACCAAACCCTTTATCTAGAGTTGTTGTAAGAGCAGCAATGGGAATTAATTTCGGAATTAGTAAAATTTTCCCTAAACAGATGTTGGCTTTTGTAGATTCTAAATTTCAAAAACCAGTTATAGAATTACCTAAAGATAAAACATACGAATTACCTGCTTTTGACATGGTAAGAGCGTCTGTAAACTTAATTGTTGCTGGTATTTTAATATCTATTGCAACCTCTATGAAACTACCATTATCTACAACTTATGTAACTTTTATGGTTGCGATGGGAACATCTTTAGCCGATAGAGCTTGGGGTAGAGAAAGTGCCGTTTATAGAGTTGCTGGTGTAATAAATGTTGTTGGTGGTTGGTTTTTAACAGCAATTACAGCATTTTTAGCTGCAGCAATCGTTGCCTATTTAATTAGCTGGCATATGGTTATGATTCCTATTCTGTTAGTAGTTGTTGCTTTCTTAATTGGAAGAAATACATTAATCCACAGAAAGAAATCGAAAGAAGTTAAAAAACAAGTACATATTGAAAGAGCAGAATTAATAACTATTAATGGAGTTATTGAAGAAAGTGCAGATCATATTTCTGAAGTAATAAATCGTGTAAATAAATTATATACAAATGTTGTAAATGATTTAGCGAATCATGATTTAAATAAATTACGTAAAACAGATAAACACGTTGCTAAACTGAATGAAGAAATAGATAGTTTAAAAGATGGCGTTTTCTATTTCATTAAATCTTTAGATGAAACTTCTGTACAAGGAAGTAGATTTTACATTATGGTTTTAGGTTATTTACAAGATGTAGCACAATCTATTAGTTATATTTCTAGAGCAAGTTACAAGCACGTAAATAACAATCATAAGAACTTAAAGAAAGGTCAGATTAAAGATTTAAAAACAATAGACATTGCTTTATCTGATTTATTAACTAAGGAAGCTGCTATTTTTGAAAATAGAGATCTAGATAATTTGAATGCTCTTTTAGTAGAGAAAAACGAATTATTACAAGATGTAAGATCATCTATTGAAAAACAAGTAGCAAGAATTAGAACAGATGAAACGAGTCCTAAAAACACTTCGTTATACTTTAGTGTCTTATTAGAAACTAAAGATTTAATAAAAGCCCTAATGAGTTTATTAGAAACTTATGAAGAGTTTTATTTAAGTACAAAACAAGTGAAATAA
- a CDS encoding porin → MKLSILQNVVTVICISAFLSINAQETNAPKFGKGLFNLVGQDSTWTMKVGLRFQTLATSQWDVSNGLTNPESSMLIRRSRLKFDGFAFSPKLKYKVELGLSNRDQSGASYYTHEAPRYILDAVLKWNFSGNFVLWFGQTKLPGNRERVISSANLQQVDRSLLNSRFTIDRDIGMQLRHKFNLSDNFVVKEIFSIAQGEGRNITRGNLGGHQYTTRVELFPFGEFAGKGDYKGSDLKFEQKPKLSLGIAYDFNNNASKTRSNQGSYMYINGTSEGSSADFYQTNISTLYLDAMYKHKGFSFMAEYANRDADDPYAKNSDGTLTGDEVQVGNGLNLQSGYMLSKTVEVSGRYTNISLDKTITGKGAENQYTLGLSKYIAGHSLKVQTDLSYTDIGFKTDQLLFRLQVDIHF, encoded by the coding sequence ATGAAATTATCAATACTACAAAATGTAGTAACAGTAATTTGTATTTCTGCTTTCTTAAGTATTAATGCACAAGAGACTAATGCGCCTAAGTTTGGTAAAGGTCTATTTAATCTAGTAGGACAAGATAGTACTTGGACAATGAAAGTAGGTTTAAGGTTTCAAACGCTTGCCACTTCTCAGTGGGATGTAAGTAACGGTCTTACAAATCCAGAATCTTCAATGTTAATTAGACGATCTCGTTTAAAATTTGATGGTTTTGCTTTTTCTCCAAAATTAAAATACAAAGTAGAATTAGGTTTATCTAACAGAGATCAATCTGGCGCATCATATTACACACACGAAGCTCCTAGATATATTTTAGATGCCGTTTTAAAATGGAATTTCTCTGGAAATTTTGTTTTATGGTTTGGTCAAACAAAATTACCAGGAAACAGGGAACGTGTAATTTCTTCTGCAAACTTGCAACAAGTAGATCGTTCTTTATTAAATAGTAGATTTACTATTGATAGAGATATAGGAATGCAATTAAGACATAAGTTTAACCTCTCTGACAATTTTGTTGTTAAAGAAATATTTTCAATTGCCCAAGGTGAAGGAAGAAATATTACAAGAGGAAATCTTGGTGGTCATCAATATACAACTAGAGTTGAATTATTTCCTTTTGGAGAATTTGCCGGTAAAGGTGATTATAAAGGAAGTGATTTAAAATTTGAGCAAAAACCAAAGTTATCTTTAGGTATTGCATATGATTTTAATAACAACGCCTCTAAAACTAGAAGTAATCAGGGTTCTTATATGTATATAAATGGTACTTCAGAAGGTTCTAGTGCAGATTTTTACCAAACTAACATTTCTACACTTTATTTAGATGCAATGTATAAACATAAAGGGTTTTCTTTTATGGCAGAATATGCAAATAGAGATGCAGATGATCCTTATGCAAAAAATTCTGATGGAACTTTAACAGGAGATGAAGTACAAGTTGGTAATGGTTTAAATTTACAATCTGGATATATGCTTTCTAAAACAGTAGAAGTTTCTGGTCGTTATACAAACATTTCTTTAGATAAAACGATAACTGGTAAAGGCGCAGAAAATCAATATACTTTAGGTTTATCTAAATATATTGCAGGACATAGTTTAAAAGTACAAACAGATTTAAGTTATACTGATATCGGCTTTAAAACAGATCAATTATTATTTAGATTACAAGTAGATATTCATTTTTAA
- a CDS encoding patatin-like phospholipase family protein, which produces MKNFLVISFLMFSIVFHSQEKQPKVGLVLSGGGAKGFAHIGVLKEIDKAGLQIDYVGGTSMGAIIGGLYAVGYSGEQIEQIVLETDFISLLQDKIPRNSETFFEKEFGEKTVITLPVKDGSLGLPKAVSKGQNVLNFLLELLASVEGVTDFNKLPIPFFCIATDIENGGAVLLEKGSLPLALRASGSFPTLLNPVVLDDMLLVDGGVANNFPVTIMKSKGMDIVIGVDVEGQLSQKEKLNSVLDIMNQIVSYQMYSKSGAEKKKLDVYINPEIKGYNVVSFDKKEKILEKGIEEAKKFTTVFEELALKQTIKKERKKLNFDNQKYFISDIDLTGSNNFTRAFVLGKVKIRVGDNLSRKEITKRIHLLSATKNYEKIAYNLTKKKDNTYSLKFTLKESNDNANLKLGVHYDLLYQSGLLVNYNQKNLLLENDMFSIDMILGDNLRYNLDYFVDNGFYISYGFRSRYNHFNINSKFNPIVSQFPAISSINLRYADITNQFFIQTTFNRIFALGIGLEHKYVSAKTETISSASSHDTTFDNSNYLNSFGYLKLDTYDKKSFPTKGYFADLNFKWYMLSSDYNEDFTPFAQTKGTLGFATTFWDKLTLKMTNEAGFTLNKTDSDVFDFYLGGYNQNYINTFISFYGYDFAELSDDTFLKTEFNLRYAFSENHYASFIANYGRLHRNVFENIDLFKNVLSGYAIGYSYDAFIGPIELKYSWSPDTNENYWLFNLGFWF; this is translated from the coding sequence ATGAAAAATTTTTTAGTTATTTCTTTTTTAATGTTCTCAATTGTTTTTCATAGTCAAGAAAAACAACCAAAAGTCGGTTTGGTTTTAAGTGGAGGTGGCGCAAAAGGTTTTGCTCACATTGGTGTTTTAAAAGAAATTGATAAAGCTGGTTTACAGATAGATTATGTTGGTGGCACAAGTATGGGTGCAATTATAGGAGGTTTATATGCAGTAGGCTATTCTGGTGAACAAATAGAACAAATAGTTTTAGAGACAGATTTTATTTCTCTTCTACAAGATAAAATACCAAGAAATTCTGAAACTTTTTTCGAAAAAGAATTCGGAGAGAAAACAGTAATTACATTACCTGTTAAAGATGGTTCTTTAGGTTTGCCAAAAGCAGTTTCTAAAGGTCAGAATGTGTTAAATTTTCTATTAGAATTATTAGCTTCAGTAGAAGGTGTTACAGATTTTAATAAGTTACCAATTCCTTTTTTTTGTATTGCTACAGATATTGAAAATGGAGGCGCTGTTTTGTTAGAAAAAGGCTCTTTACCTTTGGCTTTAAGAGCAAGTGGCTCTTTTCCTACTTTATTAAACCCTGTTGTTTTAGATGATATGTTATTGGTTGATGGTGGTGTAGCAAATAATTTTCCTGTAACTATTATGAAGTCTAAGGGAATGGATATTGTTATAGGTGTAGATGTTGAAGGACAATTGTCTCAAAAAGAAAAACTGAACTCTGTTTTAGACATTATGAATCAGATAGTGAGTTATCAGATGTATAGTAAAAGTGGGGCAGAAAAGAAAAAGTTAGATGTTTATATTAATCCAGAAATTAAAGGATACAATGTTGTTAGTTTTGATAAAAAAGAAAAAATTTTAGAAAAAGGAATTGAAGAAGCAAAGAAGTTTACAACAGTTTTTGAAGAATTAGCCTTAAAACAAACTATTAAAAAAGAACGCAAGAAATTAAATTTTGATAATCAGAAATACTTTATTTCTGATATTGATTTAACGGGTTCTAATAATTTTACAAGAGCTTTTGTTTTAGGTAAAGTAAAAATTAGAGTAGGAGATAACCTATCAAGAAAAGAGATTACTAAAAGAATTCATTTACTATCTGCAACAAAAAATTACGAAAAAATAGCTTATAATTTAACTAAAAAGAAAGATAACACCTACTCATTAAAATTCACTTTAAAAGAGTCTAACGATAATGCAAATCTAAAATTAGGTGTTCATTATGATCTGTTATATCAATCTGGACTTCTAGTAAATTATAATCAAAAAAATTTATTATTAGAAAACGATATGTTTTCGATAGATATGATTTTAGGAGATAACTTAAGGTATAACTTAGATTATTTTGTAGATAATGGGTTCTATATAAGTTATGGTTTTAGATCTCGATATAATCACTTTAACATCAATTCTAAGTTTAATCCAATAGTTTCTCAGTTTCCTGCAATAAGCAGTATTAATTTAAGATATGCAGATATCACAAATCAATTTTTTATTCAAACAACGTTTAATAGAATATTTGCTTTAGGTATTGGTTTAGAGCATAAATATGTGAGTGCAAAAACAGAAACAATTTCATCTGCAAGCAGTCATGATACTACTTTTGATAATAGTAATTATTTAAATAGTTTTGGTTATTTAAAGCTAGATACTTATGATAAAAAAAGCTTTCCTACTAAAGGATATTTTGCAGATTTAAACTTTAAATGGTACATGCTTTCATCAGATTACAACGAAGATTTTACACCTTTTGCACAAACAAAAGGAACCTTAGGTTTTGCAACTACTTTTTGGGATAAACTTACTCTAAAAATGACTAATGAGGCAGGTTTTACTTTGAATAAAACAGATTCTGATGTTTTTGATTTTTATTTGGGAGGCTACAATCAAAATTATATTAATACTTTTATTTCTTTCTATGGATATGATTTTGCTGAACTTTCTGATGATACTTTTTTAAAAACAGAATTTAATTTGAGGTATGCTTTTTCAGAGAATCATTATGCTTCTTTTATAGCAAATTATGGTCGATTACATAGAAATGTTTTTGAAAATATAGATTTGTTTAAAAATGTACTATCTGGTTATGCTATTGGTTATAGTTATGATGCTTTTATAGGGCCAATAGAATTAAAATATAGTTGGTCTCCAGATACGAATGAAAATTATTGGTTGTTTAACCTAGGTTTTTGGTTTTAG